The Candidatus Desulfovibrio trichonymphae region ACCCTGATGACAAAATGCCCGTCCAAATATCAGAAGGAAAGCCGCAAAAGCTGACGCCTTGCGGGTGTTTCGTATTTTCTGACAATTTTTCGTCCATGTTGACATCACTCCGGGTTCTTCACCCGCACAGGATTTGCCATGTACGTTTTTGCCTACGCCATGCAATTTCTGGTTCTGATCTGTGCCCTGGGCGGCGGCGGCATCGCGTTGCTCCAGCTCTGGCAGAGGCGCAGCGACATGCTGCCTCTCATCGAAAAATGCCATGGGGTCATTGCCTTCGCGCTGCTGCTGGCGTCGGACATGCTGCTGCACGCGCTTTACCGGCATGATTTTCAACTACAGTACGTCGCCGACCACACCGACCTGATTCTGCCGCCTTTTTACCGCCTCACCGCTTTCTGGGCCGGTCAGCAGGGTTCCATGTTATTCTGGGCGCTGGCAGTCAGCATAAGCGGCACCCTTTTTGCCGCGACACGATCTTGGAAAACCCTTGCCCCGTCAACACGCCTGTGGCACTGGGTCTTTTTTTACGCAATCATGGCGTTTTTCGCACTGATATTGACAACATGGAGCAATCCCTTTGTCATGCAGACCCCGGCGCCGCGGGACGGCAGCGGTTTAAACCCGCTGCTCCAAAATCCCGGCATGATATTCCACCCACCGCTGCTCTTTCTGGGCTACGGAGGTTTCAACGTGCCCGCCTGCCTCGCTCTGGCGCAAGCCCTTGCGGACAAGAGCGAGTCGGAAGACCCTTGGTTTCGTCTGACACGGCCATTCATCATTCTGGCCTGGCTCTTTTTAACGGCCGGCATTGTGCTTGGCGCATGGTGGGCCTATATGGAACTGGGTTGGGGCGGATACTGGGCATGGGACCCTGTGGAAAACGCGTCTCTGCTGCCCTGGCTTATCGGCACCGCATCCCTGCATACGCTGATTATCGAAGACCGCCGCAACAAACTCGGCCGCGTCAATGTGATCATGATGGTTCTGACCACTGTGTCCGCCTTTTTTGCCACCTGTCTGGTGCGCAGCGGGGCCATTGATTCAGTGCACGCCTTCGGCGACGGCACTGTTGGCACGCCGCTGAGCGTCTTTGTGCTCGCCGGACTGTTTGTCGCCTTCTGGACAGCCGCTTTTGCCGGGCATAACGGCACG contains the following coding sequences:
- a CDS encoding heme lyase CcmF/NrfE family subunit; protein product: MYVFAYAMQFLVLICALGGGGIALLQLWQRRSDMLPLIEKCHGVIAFALLLASDMLLHALYRHDFQLQYVADHTDLILPPFYRLTAFWAGQQGSMLFWALAVSISGTLFAATRSWKTLAPSTRLWHWVFFYAIMAFFALILTTWSNPFVMQTPAPRDGSGLNPLLQNPGMIFHPPLLFLGYGGFNVPACLALAQALADKSESEDPWFRLTRPFIILAWLFLTAGIVLGAWWAYMELGWGGYWAWDPVENASLLPWLIGTASLHTLIIEDRRNKLGRVNVIMMVLTTVSAFFATCLVRSGAIDSVHAFGDGTVGTPLSVFVLAGLFVAFWTAAFAGHNGTPLAGPDSREGFLTLAAWVLLALAGIILVATLWPQISKIWTAAPRGPDANFYNRVCLPLGALVIVMMAVCPWLGWNGGLRNKNAFYVMLGCVILSAATLWVLGYRQPTSQIAAAAAIAVLVNTGQIFKNQASFRHPSSIGSVGAHAGMALVTLGIAFSGPYAEDTDLLLAKGQSAQASGYTATLLDIKNGRQPGYEYIAGQLQISREGKNIGIVAPERRIYDKFGNSQFSEVDIIPSFGNEIYASLLGLDEDKNALIKVSVKPMVNWLWIGGAIMCLVPLLCLRRPKNEHRRQSRDGC